A stretch of the Rosa rugosa chromosome 5, drRosRugo1.1, whole genome shotgun sequence genome encodes the following:
- the LOC133712802 gene encoding pleiotropic drug resistance protein 3-like isoform X2, whose amino-acid sequence MIVRETIEFSARCQRIGSRAEVSRREKEAGIVPDPDIDTYMKAISVEGQKKNLQTHCFEVNARCGTSQHQMRHVSTPDEPTEGI is encoded by the exons ATGATTGTAAGAGAAACAATCGAGTTTTCAGCCCGCTGTCAACGTATTGGAAGCAGAGCTG AGGTTAGCAGGAGAGAAAAGGAAGCAGGAATTGTTCCTGATCCAGATATTGACACCTACATGAAG GCAATCTCAGTTGAAGGACAAAAGAAAAACCTCCAAACTCACTGTTTTGAAG TGAACGCTAGATGTGGCACTTCTCAACACCAGATGAGGCACGTCTCAACACCAGATGAACCAACTGAGGGAATTTAA
- the LOC133712802 gene encoding pleiotropic drug resistance protein 3-like isoform X1: protein MIVRETIEFSARCQRIGSRAVKFAHANIILEVSRREKEAGIVPDPDIDTYMKAISVEGQKKNLQTHCFEVNARCGTSQHQMRHVSTPDEPTEGI, encoded by the exons ATGATTGTAAGAGAAACAATCGAGTTTTCAGCCCGCTGTCAACGTATTGGAAGCAGAGCTG TCAAATTTGCTCATGCAAATATAATACTAGAGGTTAGCAGGAGAGAAAAGGAAGCAGGAATTGTTCCTGATCCAGATATTGACACCTACATGAAG GCAATCTCAGTTGAAGGACAAAAGAAAAACCTCCAAACTCACTGTTTTGAAG TGAACGCTAGATGTGGCACTTCTCAACACCAGATGAGGCACGTCTCAACACCAGATGAACCAACTGAGGGAATTTAA